The nucleotide sequence AAAGGTGGCGCGTGTCCGTCTTACCAACGGAATAGAGATAACGTCCTACATTCCGGGTATTGGACATAATCTGCAGGAGCACTCCGTGGTTCTCGTCCGCGGAGGGCGTGTCAAGGACCTTCCCGGCGTTCGGTATCACATCGTGCGGGGCACGCTGGACTGCGGCGGAGTGGAAAACAGGAAACGCAGCCGTTCGAAATACGGCGCGCGTAAGCCGAAAGCAAGCTGAGGAGGTTGAGCCATGCCTCGTAAAGGACATGTGAGAAAACGGGACGTCGTTCCGGATACCCGCTTTGGAAATCCGGCGGTGGCGAAGTTCATCACCAGCCTGATGAAGGGCGGCAAAAAGAGCATCGCCGAGAAAATTCTCTACGGCGCGCTGGATGGCGCGGCTGAAAAACTGGGAGCCGAGCCCTTCGAGGTTTTTGAGAAGGCCATGTCGAATGTGGCTCCTCAGATCGAAGTGCGGCCCCGACGAGTGGGAGGCGCCACCTATCAGGTGCCGGTGGAGGTCACTCCGGAGAGAGGGCAGCTTCTTTCGATTCGCTGGATTGTGTCTTACGCGCGTTCCAGAAAAGGGATGCCCATGGCGGAGCGTCTCATGCGTGAGCTGATGGATGCTTATAAAAATGAAGGCAGTGCGATCAAAAAACGCGAAGATACGCACAAGATGGCGGAGGCGAACAGGGCGTTCGCGCATTACCGCTGGTAACGATGGACCTCCGCGCGTAGGGCGGAGTTGAATTTAAACAGCTATTTCCGGGGACTCTGGCGAGGGCATTGAGAACTTTCAGGAAGCTGTAGCAGGCAGGTGCGGTTTTTGGATATTACCAGACTCAGAAATATAGGTATAGCCGCCCATATCGATGCGGGCAAGACCACGACGAGCGAGCGCATTCTGTATTACACGGGGCGCAACTACAAGATCGGCGAAGTGCACGAGGGCGCGGCTACCATGGACTGGATGGAGCAGGAGAGGGAACGGGGCATCACCATTACCTCCGCTGCTACGACATGTGTGTGGAAAAATCATACGATCAACCTTATTGATACACCCGGCCACGTGGATTTTACGGTTGAGGTGGAGCGATCCCTGCGGGTGCTGGACGGCGCGGTGGCCGTTTTTTGCGCAGTGGGGGGCGTGGAGCCCCAGTCGGAAACGGTCTGGCGTCAGGCCGACAAATACCACGTACCCCGTATCGCCTTTGTCAATAAGATGGACCGGATCGGCGCGGATTTTGACGCTGTGGTCGCCGCGATGAAGGATAAACTGGGAGCCAACGCGATTCCCGTTCAAATGCCCATCGGGGCGGAAGACGGGTTTGTGGGCGTGGTGGACCTCGTCGAGCTGAAAGCCGTCATGTTCAGCCGCGAGCTGGGGCAACCTCCCATCACGGGGGCTGTTCCGCCGGCCATGCTGGACGCGGCCAAGGCGGGCCATGACGCCATTGTGGAGGTCCTGTCGGACTTCAGCGACGACATCATGACGCTCTATCTGGAGGGTCGGGAAGTGGGAGCCGAGCTTATCCGCAAAGTTCTGCGGGAGACCACCATCGCCCTGAAGACCGTTCCAGTGCTTTGCGGCTCCGCTTTCAAGAACAAGGGTGTGGAAATGGTTCTTGACGCGGTGGTGGACTACCTTCCTTCCCCCGTCGACCTTCCTCCGATTCAGGGTTCCCGGCCCGGAGAACCGGACAGCGTCGTGGAGCGTCACAGCAACCCCGAAGAGCCCTTCACCGCTCTGGCCTTCAAGGTGGCGGTGGACCCTTTCCTTGGGAAACTGATTTTCCTGCGGGTTTACTCCGGCCATCTGGAAAAGGGCAGCGCGGTCTACAACCCCACGTCGGGCCAGAGAGAGCGTATTGGACGCATCATGCGCATGCACTCCAACAAACGGGAGGACATCGATGCGGTGGAGGCGGGGATGATCGTGGCGGTGCCAAGTCTCAAGGGCACCAAGACGGGCGATACTCTCTGCACGGAAAACGATCCGATTGTCCTTGAAAGCCTCGAGTTCCCGGAGTCGGTCATTTCTCTTTCCGTGGAGCCCGCCACTCAGGGCGACAAGATGAAACTTTCAAAGGGCCTGATCGCCCTTGCCGACGAGGATCCCACCTTCCGCGTGCGCACGGACGAGGAGAGCGGCCAGACGATCATCTCCGGAATGGGCGAGCTGCACCTGGAAATTATCGTGGACCGCCTGAAAAGAGAGTTTGGCGTGGATGTAAAAGTCGGCCGTCCCCAGGTCGCCTACCGCGAGGCCATTCAGAAGGCGGCATCCGGAGAGG is from Synergistaceae bacterium and encodes:
- the rpsL gene encoding 30S ribosomal protein S12, translated to MPTINQLVRNGRSEKRSKSDSPALQGNPARRGVCTRVYTVTPKKPNSALRKVARVRLTNGIEITSYIPGIGHNLQEHSVVLVRGGRVKDLPGVRYHIVRGTLDCGGVENRKRSRSKYGARKPKAS
- the rpsG gene encoding 30S ribosomal protein S7, whose amino-acid sequence is MPRKGHVRKRDVVPDTRFGNPAVAKFITSLMKGGKKSIAEKILYGALDGAAEKLGAEPFEVFEKAMSNVAPQIEVRPRRVGGATYQVPVEVTPERGQLLSIRWIVSYARSRKGMPMAERLMRELMDAYKNEGSAIKKREDTHKMAEANRAFAHYRW
- the fusA gene encoding elongation factor G codes for the protein MRFLDITRLRNIGIAAHIDAGKTTTSERILYYTGRNYKIGEVHEGAATMDWMEQERERGITITSAATTCVWKNHTINLIDTPGHVDFTVEVERSLRVLDGAVAVFCAVGGVEPQSETVWRQADKYHVPRIAFVNKMDRIGADFDAVVAAMKDKLGANAIPVQMPIGAEDGFVGVVDLVELKAVMFSRELGQPPITGAVPPAMLDAAKAGHDAIVEVLSDFSDDIMTLYLEGREVGAELIRKVLRETTIALKTVPVLCGSAFKNKGVEMVLDAVVDYLPSPVDLPPIQGSRPGEPDSVVERHSNPEEPFTALAFKVAVDPFLGKLIFLRVYSGHLEKGSAVYNPTSGQRERIGRIMRMHSNKREDIDAVEAGMIVAVPSLKGTKTGDTLCTENDPIVLESLEFPESVISLSVEPATQGDKMKLSKGLIALADEDPTFRVRTDEESGQTIISGMGELHLEIIVDRLKREFGVDVKVGRPQVAYREAIQKAASGEGKYIRQSGGRGQYGHVVFNVEPLPEGKGYEFEDKIVGGVIPKEYIAAVQKGLEEALQSGILGGYPVIGIRVSLVDGSYHEVDSSEMAFKIAASLGFKEAMKKAGPILMEPIMSVEVVTPEDYVGDVIGDLSSRRGRIEGMDMRANARIIKAYVPLASMFGYATDLRSKTSGRANYTMQFDHYEPAPAEVTEKVLRG